A segment of the Campylobacter anatolicus genome:
ATGCAACCATGAAAATGTTGTAAATACTTCATTATAAAGATTTGTAAGTTTTATATCTAAAATACGCTCTGCCACCTCACGGCTCATCGGCTCTGTTTTACCACCATTTAATGCAAGCTCGTCTTTACTAAGGCTAGTAAGCTTAAAACCATAACCAATTGTGGCAAAGCCACGTGTATCCTCATAAACATAACTTTTAAAGCCTTCGTTACGGCGAATTTTTTCTTTTAGCGTATTCATTTTATCACTCCAGCAAAAACTTATCTTCCAAATCTCTATAAATATCAACTTCAATCTCAAGGCTATATTTAAATAAAGTATCTTCAAAACCATCAAAACTAAGGTTAATCATCACATCACTTGCAAAAAGTTCGGCATTTTTTATAAATC
Coding sequences within it:
- a CDS encoding glycoside hydrolase family protein translates to MNTLKEKIRRNEGFKSYVYEDTRGFATIGYGFKLTSLSKDELALNGGKTEPMSREVAERILDIKLTNLYNEVFTTFSWLHDKPKNVQEVVIEMCYQMGVGAVKKFATTLHHIRCGEYKSAYESGLKSLWAKQTPNRAKRVLSGLFK